The Mucilaginibacter rubeus genomic interval GCAACCAAAAAATCCTTAGCCACCTTTTCCGGACTTTGGTGAAGATAGTCGGTGCGGTAGTTTAAAACCGTCATAACTGAATCATTTATTTTGCCTGCGAGCAGGTTCAATGTCGGCTCAAGGTCAGGAAATTTTTTCAGGACATCATCACGCACTATGGGCGCTGCGTAATATGGCGGAAAAATATGCTTATCATCGTCCAGCACAACTAAATCATAAGCTTTTAACCTGCCATCGGTTGAGTAACCACTAATCACGTCCAGGTGTTTTTCAAACGCGGCTTTGTACATCACCGCATCGCTGATGACTATGGTATGGATCTTTAAACCGTACTTACTCCTGAGGCCCAGATCACCATCCTGCCGCCCCATAAACTCGGGCGTAAAACCCGCGGTAAGCTTTCCTTCTGATTTGGCGGGGACTATATAAAACAGACACAACAATATCAGTAATACCGGAAACACATATACAACACGTTTCAGTTTTTTAAAGCTGATCTTCTGCACCATCGACAACAACAAATCAAATATAATGGCAAGCAGCGCCGAAGGAATGGCGCCCGCCAATATCATATTGGTATTATTAAGCGAAATACCGCCGAAAATGAACTCGCCCAAGCCACCAGCAGCAATAAGCGAGGCCAGCGTAGCAACCCCCACATTAATGACCGTAGCGGTGCGGATACCTGCAAATATTATGGGCATAGCCAAGGGCAATTCTACCTTAAACAAGATCTGCCATTTGCTCATGCCCATAGCAACTGCCGCTTCCTTAACCGCAGTATCAACTCCTAAAATACCCGTGTATGTATTACGGATTATCGGCAATAAAGCGTATAGCAGTAAGGCGACGATAGCAGGCTTGGGGCCGATGCCCAGTAACGGGATCATAAAACCAAGCAGTGCTATGCTGGGAATAGTTTGCAATACCCCGGCAATACCTAATACTAATCCCGAAAGTTGTTTTTTCCGAACAATGAAGATACCCAGAGGCAAACCAACCAATACGGCTATGCAAAGCGAAATAAAGGTAAGCCCGATATGCTGCAGGGTTTGCTCCTGTAGCTTGCCCGACTGCTGCTGCATAAACTGCCATAACGTTTGCTGCTGCTCATTCATGGGCCTGGTGATTTTTATAGTGATAAAAAGCCGACATTAGCTGCTCAAAACTTACAGTTTTTGACTCATTTTGATCCTTGCTGATGTTAACAGTTTCGCCGTTATTAAACTTAAAGCTTTCAAGTGTTTCCCAAAGGTTACTACCTGCATTAAATGATGATGCTTTTGCTTCTTTATTCAGTTCAGGCAGCAGCTCCCATAGGTCGGTCAGTTTAATGGCTTTAAACTCCAATTGCAGGCGCTGATGTTTCAGAAAATCTTTTACAAAATCATTAACCGGGTTAAACAGTAATTGAGCAGGTGTACCCGACTGGATAATTTTACCCTTATCCATCAGGCAAATCCTATCGCCCAGTTCAAAAGCCTCCTGTACATCATGCGTTACCATGATGATGGTTTTACGCTTCAACTCGTCAAGCGCTTTAAACTCGGCATGAATTTTTGAGCGGGTAACATTATCCAGCGCCCCGAAAGGCTCATCCATCAGCAACACCGGCGGATCGGATACCAATGCCCTTGCCAGGCCGATACGCTGCTGCTGACCACCGCTTAGTTCATTTGGATAAACATCTAAATATGATGCATCAAGATGAAGCTTCTCCATCAGTTCGGCTGTGCGCTTTTCTGTTTTCTGCTTATCCCATTTTAACAGGTTGGGTACAACTGCAATGTTCTGAGCAACCGTATAATGAGGGAACAAGCCATTATTTTGCAGCACATAGCCAATTCCACGGCGCAGGGCCTCGGGTGGCTGCTCCATGATATTTTTACCATCGATATAAATAGTGCCGCTTGTTGGCTCAATAAGCCGGTTGATCATTTTCAGCGTGGTGGTTTTGCCGCAGCCGCTTGTACCTAACAGGATCAGGTTTTCCTGATCTGCCACATCAAACGATACGCCGTCAACCGCTTTAACCCCGCCAAAATGTTTACTTACATTGTCAACTTTTATCATGCGCGTTGGTTTTAGTCGCCAAGGGTCATGAACAGGTTGTTCAGCGATTCGGAATATAGCGGATGGGCAAAAACACAATAACGGATCCTGTCATAAGTAATACCACCCTCCATGGCCATTTGCAGCACGGTCATGATCTCGCCGCCTTCAGGGCCAAGTACGGTTGCACCTAATATTTTCTTTGTATCCGGATCGACAATAGCTTTCATAAAGCCTCGAGTATCGCCGGTTTCAATGGCACGGGCTACATGGGCCATGGGCAGCTTGGCAACTTTATATTTGATGCCCAGTTTTTTGGCCTCAGTTTCATCGATCCCAATACGGCCCAACTGCGGATCGGTAAACATACAGTAAGGCACCGGGCGATCTTTTATGGTATAATCGGTACCTTCAAAAAGGTTACGGTAAACAATAGTGTAATCGTTATAGGAAATATGTGTAAATGCAGGACCGCCCTTGGCATCACCAAGCGCATAAACACCAGTAGCGGTAGTTTCCAGCGTATCGTTCACTTTAATATTGCCATGCTCATCAGTCTCGATCCCGGCGGCGGGCAAATTTAAAGCCTCCGTTTGCGGTTTGCGGCCTATAGCTACCAATACATGGGTACACTTGATCTTATGCTCCTCTCCTTTTCGCGAAGTGGTCACTGTTATTTTGCCGCCCGTTTTTTGTTTAAACTTAATAGCCTGCGTATTGCAATGGATACTAATAGATTCCAATTCGAGGATCTTCTGCATCTCTTCTGAAATATCCAGATCCTCGTGTGATACTATCCGCTCAGACTTTTCCAGGATAGTAACCTTACTGCCAAAGCGGCGAAACATCTGCCCAAACTCCAGGCCGATATAATTTCCACCAAGTACCAGCAGGTGTTCCGGCACCTCTTCCAGATCAAGTATAGTGGTTGAATTAAGGTATTGAATCTCGTTCAGACCTTCAATCTCGGGGATTAAAGGCAATGCGCCGGGATTTAAAAAGACAAGATCAGCAGTAAACGTTTGGATCTTGCCGCTGTTAAGCTTTACCTCCACTGTTTTCTCGCCTGTGAAAACAGCCTCACCAAATACCACATCAAGGTTTTGTGTTTTTTCGGCAGCTTTAAGTCCACCATTACGTGAGCGCAGTACAATTTCATCCTTGCGCTTTTTTATGGCAGCCAGATCAACCGAAAACTTTTTTACAGGCACACCCAGTTCATGACTTTTACCAGCCATATAAGCCGCCTTTGCCGAAGCAATCATGGTTTTAGTGGGTGTACAGCCATCATTAACGCAGGTACCGCCATAAAATCGCTTCTCAATTATAACAGTCTTTTTCCCGGCCTTAGCCAGTCTTTTGGCTAAAGGGGCACCGGCCTGACCGGCGCCTATAACGATGGCATCGTATGTTTTCATAGTTTCTTATTCAGTAATTTTTACACCTTTCCAAAACGCCACATAGTTGGTAATGTTTTTAGCGGCCTCCTTGGGCTCAGGATAATACCATGCGGCATCCTGGTTTTCCTTACCATCAACGTCGAGGGTATAATATGATGCCTTGCCTTTCCACGGGCAAGTGGTGTGTATATCGGTTTCTTTAAGATACTCGGCCTTAACGCTTTCTTTAGGGAAGTAATGATTATTTTCAACAACAATAGTGTCATTGCTTTCGGCAATGACCTGGTTATTCCAGATAGCTTTCATAAAAAGATGATTGATTTATGGAATAAAGATAGCCTTAACCCAACAAAGATTGCAAGCCCCATCCCCAAATTTTATTTTATCACGCTGACAAACAGACACTTTCATGAAATATTAAACTTTTTTTTACTATTTGTTTTAATTTTATCACTTAAACTCTATCTTTGCAATCCCAAATCAAGGGAAACAAAATAAAAAAGGCCCGTTCGTCTAGGGGTTAGGACAGGAGATTTTCATTCTTCAAACAGGGGTTCGATTCCCCTACGGGCTACCAAGACACAAACCTCAAGTCGAAAGATCTGGGGTTTTTTAATACCTTAATCGTTCGTATAGTTGCGATTAAGCATTTACACCATCCCAGCCATGGGAAATAAAATAAGAATGGCCCGTTCGTCTAGGGGTTAGGACAGGAGATTTTCATTCTTCAAACAGGGGTTCGATTCCCCTACGGGCTACGAAGCCGCTTTACGAAAGTAGAGCGGCTTTTTTTGTTGTCTGTGCTTTGCGGAAGTTAAAAACTTCAGATATTTTTAGTGGAAATTGAGAGTTTCGGCTAATTGAGTCATGCTCACTAATATTTAGTCATCCAATAATGACAACAATTTGGAGAAATTACTAACCATTTTTATTTTCCTGAGTTTTTCAACATCCAGTCTTTATTCTCAGAATAAAACAATTAAAGGACGGCTAATTGATGATGATTTGGAAACTTTACCATACGTATCAATCTTGATTAATGACACAGTTAAGGTTGGCAAAACAGATTTAAATGGTTTTTTCCATATAGATATTCCTATTTCCGTGGAAAAAATAACATTTAGCACTGTTGGAATAGAGCCCGCAACTATAAAGCTTGCGGATAAATGCAATGAAGTAGAGGTTGTAATGATGCTAAGCAGTACTTATGATTTTATAACTCTAAAGCGGATAGATAAACTTCGAATGAAAAGATTTAAGAAAGTATCGGAATTACATAAAAGGGCATTCGAGAAAGGAATATTTAAAACGGATAAATCTTGTTATATACAAGAGTTTATGCCTTATTATAAAAGAAAATAAAAAGTGATGACAGGCATAATAGTTTAGTGTAACGGGCCATTAACCACATCAAATCCAAACTAACTACTTAAATTATGAGACGAGTTAAAATAACGGTAAGCAATAATACAGGTAAGGTGTTAAGGTTGAAGCCAGAAATGTCAAAGCCCTTGCATGGAAAATTTGCTATTGATCCTCCATTGACAATTGAGGAATCGGGAAGTTGGACTTGTACTTCCCAGTCCAACGGAGGTCCTGGCCCGAAAGGAACTATAACCTATGAAACCGATGGAGGAAAAATCGAGATTGAGTTTTATTATAACCATCCAATAGGCAACGCTCTCAGTACCTACTATATTACCGGCGCTCCTTCTGGTGTAATAGAATATACGATAAGAGGTGATTTGAAGGCTCTCGATCAGGATATTTCTATTGAGTTGCACCCGATAACATAAAATCTCATGGCTGGACCATTCAATATGAAGAGGCCGGGAATTAAGGCAAAAACCCAAAATGGAATTGTAATAATCACAACTACAGACGGCAACAAAAATTGATAGCTATTTTCAATCTTTTTTTTTAAAGCCAATCCTTTATAAGTAAAAAGCCGCTTTTCGTTCGATAGTAAAAAGCGGCTTTCTGTTTCCAACATACTATTTCCTCCGAAACAGCCTGCTGAAAAAACCTTTCTTATCATTAGAAAATCCCCCGGCATTTTCGTCTTGTTTTAAACCTGTTTGCTGTGAATTATTTCCAGGGGGCTGAAACTGGAAAGGCCTTTCATTGAAAGCCTTATATCTGTAACTCTGTTGAGCAACTTCAAACCCACGTTCAACAGGTAGCGTTCCAATCTTTTTTTGAAATGAGCCATCAAACAAATCAAATTGTACCTGATATTCAAGACCCGATAAATTTTCTGACATCGTGTTTTCCATATCAGCCAAATTTTCCGCAGAATCATCAAATATGGTACCTAAAACCTTCAGCCAATTATCATCAATTTTCATAAAGTAGAATTCAAAAAAATTCGCCTTTTCTACCAATAGTTCATTTTTTGCGATTACGATCCGATAAGCTGGATTTTTGCCAAACTCTATATCAAAAGACATCCAAATCGCGGGCAACGTGAAGTTGACAATATCACCCACGATACCTCCCTTAACTCCGGCCTTGCGGGAGTAAAAATTCCTGGTGAAGGGGTGGAAATGCCAGCCTGAATAATCGGCAGATATTTTTTTTAAAACATCCATGTGCGCAGAGTGATGACCATCATTCTCGTATATTTTCTGCCCGTTTTTAACAACAAACCCATTTGACGAACATTTACCGCCAAAACAGTCAACATTTATAAATGCGATTTCTGTATCGGCAAAACTTTTCGAAAGCTCGATGCTGTAATCTCTTAA includes:
- a CDS encoding ABC transporter permease/substrate-binding protein produces the protein MNEQQQTLWQFMQQQSGKLQEQTLQHIGLTFISLCIAVLVGLPLGIFIVRKKQLSGLVLGIAGVLQTIPSIALLGFMIPLLGIGPKPAIVALLLYALLPIIRNTYTGILGVDTAVKEAAVAMGMSKWQILFKVELPLAMPIIFAGIRTATVINVGVATLASLIAAGGLGEFIFGGISLNNTNMILAGAIPSALLAIIFDLLLSMVQKISFKKLKRVVYVFPVLLILLCLFYIVPAKSEGKLTAGFTPEFMGRQDGDLGLRSKYGLKIHTIVISDAVMYKAAFEKHLDVISGYSTDGRLKAYDLVVLDDDKHIFPPYYAAPIVRDDVLKKFPDLEPTLNLLAGKINDSVMTVLNYRTDYLHQSPEKVAKDFLVASKLWRAERGGSDGVVRIGSKIFGEQYILANIYSMLIKGYTDHDVSTKTGLGGTKICFDALTNNQIDFYPEYTGTGLLAILQASPKTVNEVTENRDSTYNYVQRQFESKYQIKWLKPIGFNNAYALMMRQQQAKQLGIKTISNLKRFLDKK
- a CDS encoding ABC transporter ATP-binding protein; its protein translation is MIKVDNVSKHFGGVKAVDGVSFDVADQENLILLGTSGCGKTTTLKMINRLIEPTSGTIYIDGKNIMEQPPEALRRGIGYVLQNNGLFPHYTVAQNIAVVPNLLKWDKQKTEKRTAELMEKLHLDASYLDVYPNELSGGQQQRIGLARALVSDPPVLLMDEPFGALDNVTRSKIHAEFKALDELKRKTIIMVTHDVQEAFELGDRICLMDKGKIIQSGTPAQLLFNPVNDFVKDFLKHQRLQLEFKAIKLTDLWELLPELNKEAKASSFNAGSNLWETLESFKFNNGETVNISKDQNESKTVSFEQLMSAFYHYKNHQAHE
- a CDS encoding mercuric reductase; this translates as MKTYDAIVIGAGQAGAPLAKRLAKAGKKTVIIEKRFYGGTCVNDGCTPTKTMIASAKAAYMAGKSHELGVPVKKFSVDLAAIKKRKDEIVLRSRNGGLKAAEKTQNLDVVFGEAVFTGEKTVEVKLNSGKIQTFTADLVFLNPGALPLIPEIEGLNEIQYLNSTTILDLEEVPEHLLVLGGNYIGLEFGQMFRRFGSKVTILEKSERIVSHEDLDISEEMQKILELESISIHCNTQAIKFKQKTGGKITVTTSRKGEEHKIKCTHVLVAIGRKPQTEALNLPAAGIETDEHGNIKVNDTLETTATGVYALGDAKGGPAFTHISYNDYTIVYRNLFEGTDYTIKDRPVPYCMFTDPQLGRIGIDETEAKKLGIKYKVAKLPMAHVARAIETGDTRGFMKAIVDPDTKKILGATVLGPEGGEIMTVLQMAMEGGITYDRIRYCVFAHPLYSESLNNLFMTLGD
- a CDS encoding DUF427 domain-containing protein, which encodes MKAIWNNQVIAESNDTIVVENNHYFPKESVKAEYLKETDIHTTCPWKGKASYYTLDVDGKENQDAAWYYPEPKEAAKNITNYVAFWKGVKITE
- a CDS encoding carboxypeptidase-like regulatory domain-containing protein; the protein is MEKLLTIFIFLSFSTSSLYSQNKTIKGRLIDDDLETLPYVSILINDTVKVGKTDLNGFFHIDIPISVEKITFSTVGIEPATIKLADKCNEVEVVMMLSSTYDFITLKRIDKLRMKRFKKVSELHKRAFEKGIFKTDKSCYIQEFMPYYKRK